One genomic window of Ziziphus jujuba cultivar Dongzao chromosome 4, ASM3175591v1 includes the following:
- the LOC107433905 gene encoding ribonuclease E/G-like protein, chloroplastic isoform X1 encodes MAPLLYCPYSSEVAEARWAMDVPEAHVHPRHHNYPFRQQRSSFSSCSWLLRSVRFLSPHIHHHVPLGNGNLFSFTLCVGIRNSFRKSPVMSLEKDKSITTFKGMCKVVWTIEADLAVGELLYITGDPIVLGRWDPKMAILMSPAEHANSWKAEVKIDIGANFKYNYFIKRETWPYEIIWRPGPEFSLSVFLPVKQRKNIVVRDSWVRFNTDLPPAHSLRSWIEDAYHAIQPFISAPAIDEDERVKHFRSDSTDTKHSSGDLSMKDELYSDHNIETSVCEESVSNRILTEKYQPIEEPWLLQTPLFSTASKNKMELDVLKNNETVEDKGTELEDKEKPQQGSNVISKDPISTIILINSSICTMQRIAVLEDGKLVELLLEPVKNNVQCDSVYLGVVTKLVPHMGGAFVNIGSSRPSLMDIKRNREPFIFPPFQRQTTKREVNGALSEVLPEHSAALENDHASLGIEVGDEITEIGLQEDSVQSFHDHDEEHESDDDLDITEVLRDNENGSLLSYGEAEAHYEDSLDGQEHQRGGETISGSFHAAINGSSNSQMPYPRDTKESEHTVTSVNKWAQVQKGTKVIVQVVKEGLGTKGPTLTAYPKLRSRFWVLITRCDRIGVSKKISGVERTRLKVIAKTLQPEGFGLTVRTVAAGHSLEELQKDLEGLLSTWKSIMEHAKSAALAADEGVDGAVPVILHRAMGQTLSVVQDYFNEMVERMVVDSARTYHEVTNYLQDIAPDLCDRVELYNKRIPLFDEFNIEEEINSMLSKRVPLANGGSLVIEQTEALVSIDVNGGHGMFGRETSQEKAILDVNLAAAKQIARELRLRDIGGIIVVDFIDMADDSHKRLVYEEVKKAVDRDRSMVKVSELSRHGLMEITRKRVRPSVTFMISEPCPCCHATGRVEALETSFSKIEQEISRLLATMDQKADPENPKSWPKFILRVDRYMCDYLTSGKRTRLAILSSSLKVWILLKVARGFTRGAFEVKLFTDDKANENRHQVNISLLRPTETRNKEPGNKVTLFPVKKWKGGRK; translated from the exons ATGGCTCCCCTCCTTTACTGCCCGTATTCCAGTGAAGTAGCTGAAGCCAGGTGGGCCATGGATGTCCCCGAAGCTCATGTTCATCCTCGCCACCACAACTATCCATTCAGGCAACAACGAAGTTCTTTCTCTTCTTGCTCTTGGCTACTCCGTTCTGTCAGGTTCTTATCTCC GCATATACATCATCATGTTCCACTAGGGAATGGGAATTTGTTCAGCTTCACCCTTTGTGTAGGGATTCGAAATTCTTTCAGAAAATCCCCTGTAATGTCCTTGGAGAAAG ACAAGTCAATTACTACTTTTAAAggaatgtgcaaggtagtttggactattgaagctgatctGGCTGTTGGTGAGCTTCTATACATTACTGGAGATCCTATTGTATTAGGCCGCTGGGACCCAAAGATGGCAATACTAATGTCTCCTGCAGAACATGCCAACTCATGGAAGGCTGAAGTCAAG ATTGACATTGGtgcaaatttcaaatataattatttcataaagaGAGAAACATGGCCTTATGAAATCATTTGGAGACCAGGACCTGAATTTTCTCTCTCGGTATTCCTACCTGTCAAACAACGTAAGAATATTGTGGTGAGAGATTCTTGGGTAAGATTTAATACTGACTTGCCCCCTGCACATTCATTGAGGTCATGGATAGAGGACGCATATCATGCAATTCAACCTTTTATCTCAGCACCAGCTATAG ATGAGGATGAGAGAGTGAAACACTTTAGAAGTGATTCAACAGACACAAAGCACTCCTCAGGTGATCTGTCTATGAAGGATGAATTATACTCTGATCACAATATTGAGACCTCTGTTTGTGAGGAATCAGTTTCCAACAGAATTTTGACCGAAAAATATCAGCCTATAGAAGAACCTTGGCTACTCCAGACACCTCTCTTCTCTACTGCATCTAAGAATAAGATGGAGCTGGATGTGTTAAAAAACAATGAAACTGTGGAAGACAAAGGGACAGAGCTGGAAGATAAAGAAAAGCCTCAACAAGGGAGTAATGTGATCTCCAAAGATCCGATTTCAACAATTATTTTGATTAACTCTTCAATATGTACCATGCAAAGAATTGCTGTGCTAGAAGATGGGAAACTAGTTGAGTTATTACTCGAACCAGTTAAAAACAATGTGCAATGTGACAGTGTGTATCTTGGGGTGGTCACAAAACTTGTTCCCCATATGGGTGGAGCATTTGTAAATATCGGGAGTTCTAGACCCTCTCTTATGGACATAAAACGAAACAGGGAACCATTCATATTCCCTCCATTTCAGCGACAAACGACAAAAAGAGAAGTTAATGGTGCTCTGTCTGAAGTATTGCCAGAGCATTCAGCTGCTCTTGAAAATGATCATGCATCACTAGGTATCGAAGTAGGTGACGAAATCACTGAAATTGGTTTGCAGGAAGATTCTGTACAGTCTTTTCATGATCATGATGAGGAGCATGAAAGTGATGATGATCTTGATATTACTGAAGTTCTTAGGGACAATGAGAATGGTAGCCTGCTGAGTTATGGTGAAGCAGAAGCTCATTATGAAGACTCCTTGGACGGACAAGAACACCAACGAGGAGGTGAAACTATTAGTGGCTCCTTTCATGCTGCCATAAATGGTTCTAGCAATTCCCAAATGCCTTACCCACGAGATACGAAGGAGTCTGAACATACAGTCACTAGTGTAAATAAGTGGGCCCAGGTTCAAAAAGGCACTAAAGTAATTGTACAAGTTGTTAAAGAGGGTTTAGGTACAAAAGGTCCTACACTAACTGCTTATCCAAAACTTAGAAGCAGATTCTGG GTATTAATTACTCGATGTGATAGAATTGGAGTCTCAAAAAAAATCTCTGGGGTTGAGCGGACACGCTTGAAAGTCATAGCAAAAACATTGCAGCCTGAGGGTTTTGGTCTGACTGTGAGGACTGTTGCAGCTGGTCATTCCTTAGAGGAATTGCAGAAGGACTTAGAAGGCTTACTTTCAACTTGGAAAAGTATTATGGAACATGCAAAATCTGCTGCTCTTGCTGCAGATGAAGGTGTCGATGGAGCTGTTCCTGTAATTTTGCATAGGGCAATGGGTCAGACACTCTCAGTTGTCCAGGATTATTTTAATGAGAtg GTTGAGAGAATGGTAGTTGACTCTGCAAGGACATATCATGAG GTTACTAATTACCTTCAGGACATTGCCCCTGATCTTTGTGATCGAGTTGAGTTATACAACAAAAGAATTCCTCTTTTTGATGAATTTAATATTGAAGAAGAGATCAACAGTATGCTTAGTAAAAG GGTTCCTCTTGCTAATGGAGGCTCTTTAGTAATTGAGCAAACCGAGGCATTAGTTTCGATTGATGTAAATGGAGGACATGGGATGTTTGGTCGTGAGACTTCACAGGAGAAAGCTATTCTAGATGTCAACCTTGCAGCTGCTAAACAA ATAGCAAGGGAGTTACGGCTGAGGGATATTGGTGGCATTATTGTGGTAGATTTCATTGATATGGCAGATGATT CACATAAAAGATTGGTGTATGAAGAAGTTAAGAAGGCTGTTGATAGAGACAGATCAATGGTTAAGGTCTCTGAATTGTCCAGACATGGACTTATGGAAATAACAAGAAAGAGG GTTCGACCAAGTGTGACATTTATGATTAGTGAGCCGTGTCCTTGTTGTCATGCTACTGGGAGGGTTGAAGCTTTAGAAACTTCCTTCTCAAAGATTGAACAAGAAATTTCACGGTTACTT GCAACAATGGACCAGAAAGCAGACCCTGAAAACCCCAAATCCTGGCCAAAATTCATTCTGCGGGTTGATCGTTACATGTGTGACTACTTGACTTCTGGTAAAAGAACAAGGCTTGCTATCTTGAGTAGCTCCCTCAAAGTCTGGATTCTTTTAAAG GTAGCCAGAGGCTTCACTAGGGGTGCATTTGAAGTCAAACTGTTTACAGATGACAAGGCAAATGAAAATCGGCACCAAGTTAACATTTCCCTGTTACGACCGACAGAGACTAGAAATAAAGAACCGGGCAACAAGGTGACCCTCTTTCCAGTTAAAAAATGGAAGGGTGGCCGGAAATGA
- the LOC107433905 gene encoding ribonuclease E/G-like protein, chloroplastic isoform X2, which translates to MAPLLYCPYSSEVAEARWAMDVPEAHVHPRHHNYPFRQQRSSFSSCSWLLRSVRHIHHHVPLGNGNLFSFTLCVGIRNSFRKSPVMSLEKDKSITTFKGMCKVVWTIEADLAVGELLYITGDPIVLGRWDPKMAILMSPAEHANSWKAEVKIDIGANFKYNYFIKRETWPYEIIWRPGPEFSLSVFLPVKQRKNIVVRDSWVRFNTDLPPAHSLRSWIEDAYHAIQPFISAPAIDEDERVKHFRSDSTDTKHSSGDLSMKDELYSDHNIETSVCEESVSNRILTEKYQPIEEPWLLQTPLFSTASKNKMELDVLKNNETVEDKGTELEDKEKPQQGSNVISKDPISTIILINSSICTMQRIAVLEDGKLVELLLEPVKNNVQCDSVYLGVVTKLVPHMGGAFVNIGSSRPSLMDIKRNREPFIFPPFQRQTTKREVNGALSEVLPEHSAALENDHASLGIEVGDEITEIGLQEDSVQSFHDHDEEHESDDDLDITEVLRDNENGSLLSYGEAEAHYEDSLDGQEHQRGGETISGSFHAAINGSSNSQMPYPRDTKESEHTVTSVNKWAQVQKGTKVIVQVVKEGLGTKGPTLTAYPKLRSRFWVLITRCDRIGVSKKISGVERTRLKVIAKTLQPEGFGLTVRTVAAGHSLEELQKDLEGLLSTWKSIMEHAKSAALAADEGVDGAVPVILHRAMGQTLSVVQDYFNEMVERMVVDSARTYHEVTNYLQDIAPDLCDRVELYNKRIPLFDEFNIEEEINSMLSKRVPLANGGSLVIEQTEALVSIDVNGGHGMFGRETSQEKAILDVNLAAAKQIARELRLRDIGGIIVVDFIDMADDSHKRLVYEEVKKAVDRDRSMVKVSELSRHGLMEITRKRVRPSVTFMISEPCPCCHATGRVEALETSFSKIEQEISRLLATMDQKADPENPKSWPKFILRVDRYMCDYLTSGKRTRLAILSSSLKVWILLKVARGFTRGAFEVKLFTDDKANENRHQVNISLLRPTETRNKEPGNKVTLFPVKKWKGGRK; encoded by the exons ATGGCTCCCCTCCTTTACTGCCCGTATTCCAGTGAAGTAGCTGAAGCCAGGTGGGCCATGGATGTCCCCGAAGCTCATGTTCATCCTCGCCACCACAACTATCCATTCAGGCAACAACGAAGTTCTTTCTCTTCTTGCTCTTGGCTACTCCGTTCTGTCAG GCATATACATCATCATGTTCCACTAGGGAATGGGAATTTGTTCAGCTTCACCCTTTGTGTAGGGATTCGAAATTCTTTCAGAAAATCCCCTGTAATGTCCTTGGAGAAAG ACAAGTCAATTACTACTTTTAAAggaatgtgcaaggtagtttggactattgaagctgatctGGCTGTTGGTGAGCTTCTATACATTACTGGAGATCCTATTGTATTAGGCCGCTGGGACCCAAAGATGGCAATACTAATGTCTCCTGCAGAACATGCCAACTCATGGAAGGCTGAAGTCAAG ATTGACATTGGtgcaaatttcaaatataattatttcataaagaGAGAAACATGGCCTTATGAAATCATTTGGAGACCAGGACCTGAATTTTCTCTCTCGGTATTCCTACCTGTCAAACAACGTAAGAATATTGTGGTGAGAGATTCTTGGGTAAGATTTAATACTGACTTGCCCCCTGCACATTCATTGAGGTCATGGATAGAGGACGCATATCATGCAATTCAACCTTTTATCTCAGCACCAGCTATAG ATGAGGATGAGAGAGTGAAACACTTTAGAAGTGATTCAACAGACACAAAGCACTCCTCAGGTGATCTGTCTATGAAGGATGAATTATACTCTGATCACAATATTGAGACCTCTGTTTGTGAGGAATCAGTTTCCAACAGAATTTTGACCGAAAAATATCAGCCTATAGAAGAACCTTGGCTACTCCAGACACCTCTCTTCTCTACTGCATCTAAGAATAAGATGGAGCTGGATGTGTTAAAAAACAATGAAACTGTGGAAGACAAAGGGACAGAGCTGGAAGATAAAGAAAAGCCTCAACAAGGGAGTAATGTGATCTCCAAAGATCCGATTTCAACAATTATTTTGATTAACTCTTCAATATGTACCATGCAAAGAATTGCTGTGCTAGAAGATGGGAAACTAGTTGAGTTATTACTCGAACCAGTTAAAAACAATGTGCAATGTGACAGTGTGTATCTTGGGGTGGTCACAAAACTTGTTCCCCATATGGGTGGAGCATTTGTAAATATCGGGAGTTCTAGACCCTCTCTTATGGACATAAAACGAAACAGGGAACCATTCATATTCCCTCCATTTCAGCGACAAACGACAAAAAGAGAAGTTAATGGTGCTCTGTCTGAAGTATTGCCAGAGCATTCAGCTGCTCTTGAAAATGATCATGCATCACTAGGTATCGAAGTAGGTGACGAAATCACTGAAATTGGTTTGCAGGAAGATTCTGTACAGTCTTTTCATGATCATGATGAGGAGCATGAAAGTGATGATGATCTTGATATTACTGAAGTTCTTAGGGACAATGAGAATGGTAGCCTGCTGAGTTATGGTGAAGCAGAAGCTCATTATGAAGACTCCTTGGACGGACAAGAACACCAACGAGGAGGTGAAACTATTAGTGGCTCCTTTCATGCTGCCATAAATGGTTCTAGCAATTCCCAAATGCCTTACCCACGAGATACGAAGGAGTCTGAACATACAGTCACTAGTGTAAATAAGTGGGCCCAGGTTCAAAAAGGCACTAAAGTAATTGTACAAGTTGTTAAAGAGGGTTTAGGTACAAAAGGTCCTACACTAACTGCTTATCCAAAACTTAGAAGCAGATTCTGG GTATTAATTACTCGATGTGATAGAATTGGAGTCTCAAAAAAAATCTCTGGGGTTGAGCGGACACGCTTGAAAGTCATAGCAAAAACATTGCAGCCTGAGGGTTTTGGTCTGACTGTGAGGACTGTTGCAGCTGGTCATTCCTTAGAGGAATTGCAGAAGGACTTAGAAGGCTTACTTTCAACTTGGAAAAGTATTATGGAACATGCAAAATCTGCTGCTCTTGCTGCAGATGAAGGTGTCGATGGAGCTGTTCCTGTAATTTTGCATAGGGCAATGGGTCAGACACTCTCAGTTGTCCAGGATTATTTTAATGAGAtg GTTGAGAGAATGGTAGTTGACTCTGCAAGGACATATCATGAG GTTACTAATTACCTTCAGGACATTGCCCCTGATCTTTGTGATCGAGTTGAGTTATACAACAAAAGAATTCCTCTTTTTGATGAATTTAATATTGAAGAAGAGATCAACAGTATGCTTAGTAAAAG GGTTCCTCTTGCTAATGGAGGCTCTTTAGTAATTGAGCAAACCGAGGCATTAGTTTCGATTGATGTAAATGGAGGACATGGGATGTTTGGTCGTGAGACTTCACAGGAGAAAGCTATTCTAGATGTCAACCTTGCAGCTGCTAAACAA ATAGCAAGGGAGTTACGGCTGAGGGATATTGGTGGCATTATTGTGGTAGATTTCATTGATATGGCAGATGATT CACATAAAAGATTGGTGTATGAAGAAGTTAAGAAGGCTGTTGATAGAGACAGATCAATGGTTAAGGTCTCTGAATTGTCCAGACATGGACTTATGGAAATAACAAGAAAGAGG GTTCGACCAAGTGTGACATTTATGATTAGTGAGCCGTGTCCTTGTTGTCATGCTACTGGGAGGGTTGAAGCTTTAGAAACTTCCTTCTCAAAGATTGAACAAGAAATTTCACGGTTACTT GCAACAATGGACCAGAAAGCAGACCCTGAAAACCCCAAATCCTGGCCAAAATTCATTCTGCGGGTTGATCGTTACATGTGTGACTACTTGACTTCTGGTAAAAGAACAAGGCTTGCTATCTTGAGTAGCTCCCTCAAAGTCTGGATTCTTTTAAAG GTAGCCAGAGGCTTCACTAGGGGTGCATTTGAAGTCAAACTGTTTACAGATGACAAGGCAAATGAAAATCGGCACCAAGTTAACATTTCCCTGTTACGACCGACAGAGACTAGAAATAAAGAACCGGGCAACAAGGTGACCCTCTTTCCAGTTAAAAAATGGAAGGGTGGCCGGAAATGA
- the LOC107433905 gene encoding ribonuclease E/G-like protein, chloroplastic isoform X3 encodes MSPKLMFILATTTIHSGNNEVLSLLALGYSVLSGSYLHKSITTFKGMCKVVWTIEADLAVGELLYITGDPIVLGRWDPKMAILMSPAEHANSWKAEVKIDIGANFKYNYFIKRETWPYEIIWRPGPEFSLSVFLPVKQRKNIVVRDSWVRFNTDLPPAHSLRSWIEDAYHAIQPFISAPAIDEDERVKHFRSDSTDTKHSSGDLSMKDELYSDHNIETSVCEESVSNRILTEKYQPIEEPWLLQTPLFSTASKNKMELDVLKNNETVEDKGTELEDKEKPQQGSNVISKDPISTIILINSSICTMQRIAVLEDGKLVELLLEPVKNNVQCDSVYLGVVTKLVPHMGGAFVNIGSSRPSLMDIKRNREPFIFPPFQRQTTKREVNGALSEVLPEHSAALENDHASLGIEVGDEITEIGLQEDSVQSFHDHDEEHESDDDLDITEVLRDNENGSLLSYGEAEAHYEDSLDGQEHQRGGETISGSFHAAINGSSNSQMPYPRDTKESEHTVTSVNKWAQVQKGTKVIVQVVKEGLGTKGPTLTAYPKLRSRFWVLITRCDRIGVSKKISGVERTRLKVIAKTLQPEGFGLTVRTVAAGHSLEELQKDLEGLLSTWKSIMEHAKSAALAADEGVDGAVPVILHRAMGQTLSVVQDYFNEMVERMVVDSARTYHEVTNYLQDIAPDLCDRVELYNKRIPLFDEFNIEEEINSMLSKRVPLANGGSLVIEQTEALVSIDVNGGHGMFGRETSQEKAILDVNLAAAKQIARELRLRDIGGIIVVDFIDMADDSHKRLVYEEVKKAVDRDRSMVKVSELSRHGLMEITRKRVRPSVTFMISEPCPCCHATGRVEALETSFSKIEQEISRLLATMDQKADPENPKSWPKFILRVDRYMCDYLTSGKRTRLAILSSSLKVWILLKVARGFTRGAFEVKLFTDDKANENRHQVNISLLRPTETRNKEPGNKVTLFPVKKWKGGRK; translated from the exons ATGTCCCCGAAGCTCATGTTCATCCTCGCCACCACAACTATCCATTCAGGCAACAACGAAGTTCTTTCTCTTCTTGCTCTTGGCTACTCCGTTCTGTCAGGTTCTTATCTCC ACAAGTCAATTACTACTTTTAAAggaatgtgcaaggtagtttggactattgaagctgatctGGCTGTTGGTGAGCTTCTATACATTACTGGAGATCCTATTGTATTAGGCCGCTGGGACCCAAAGATGGCAATACTAATGTCTCCTGCAGAACATGCCAACTCATGGAAGGCTGAAGTCAAG ATTGACATTGGtgcaaatttcaaatataattatttcataaagaGAGAAACATGGCCTTATGAAATCATTTGGAGACCAGGACCTGAATTTTCTCTCTCGGTATTCCTACCTGTCAAACAACGTAAGAATATTGTGGTGAGAGATTCTTGGGTAAGATTTAATACTGACTTGCCCCCTGCACATTCATTGAGGTCATGGATAGAGGACGCATATCATGCAATTCAACCTTTTATCTCAGCACCAGCTATAG ATGAGGATGAGAGAGTGAAACACTTTAGAAGTGATTCAACAGACACAAAGCACTCCTCAGGTGATCTGTCTATGAAGGATGAATTATACTCTGATCACAATATTGAGACCTCTGTTTGTGAGGAATCAGTTTCCAACAGAATTTTGACCGAAAAATATCAGCCTATAGAAGAACCTTGGCTACTCCAGACACCTCTCTTCTCTACTGCATCTAAGAATAAGATGGAGCTGGATGTGTTAAAAAACAATGAAACTGTGGAAGACAAAGGGACAGAGCTGGAAGATAAAGAAAAGCCTCAACAAGGGAGTAATGTGATCTCCAAAGATCCGATTTCAACAATTATTTTGATTAACTCTTCAATATGTACCATGCAAAGAATTGCTGTGCTAGAAGATGGGAAACTAGTTGAGTTATTACTCGAACCAGTTAAAAACAATGTGCAATGTGACAGTGTGTATCTTGGGGTGGTCACAAAACTTGTTCCCCATATGGGTGGAGCATTTGTAAATATCGGGAGTTCTAGACCCTCTCTTATGGACATAAAACGAAACAGGGAACCATTCATATTCCCTCCATTTCAGCGACAAACGACAAAAAGAGAAGTTAATGGTGCTCTGTCTGAAGTATTGCCAGAGCATTCAGCTGCTCTTGAAAATGATCATGCATCACTAGGTATCGAAGTAGGTGACGAAATCACTGAAATTGGTTTGCAGGAAGATTCTGTACAGTCTTTTCATGATCATGATGAGGAGCATGAAAGTGATGATGATCTTGATATTACTGAAGTTCTTAGGGACAATGAGAATGGTAGCCTGCTGAGTTATGGTGAAGCAGAAGCTCATTATGAAGACTCCTTGGACGGACAAGAACACCAACGAGGAGGTGAAACTATTAGTGGCTCCTTTCATGCTGCCATAAATGGTTCTAGCAATTCCCAAATGCCTTACCCACGAGATACGAAGGAGTCTGAACATACAGTCACTAGTGTAAATAAGTGGGCCCAGGTTCAAAAAGGCACTAAAGTAATTGTACAAGTTGTTAAAGAGGGTTTAGGTACAAAAGGTCCTACACTAACTGCTTATCCAAAACTTAGAAGCAGATTCTGG GTATTAATTACTCGATGTGATAGAATTGGAGTCTCAAAAAAAATCTCTGGGGTTGAGCGGACACGCTTGAAAGTCATAGCAAAAACATTGCAGCCTGAGGGTTTTGGTCTGACTGTGAGGACTGTTGCAGCTGGTCATTCCTTAGAGGAATTGCAGAAGGACTTAGAAGGCTTACTTTCAACTTGGAAAAGTATTATGGAACATGCAAAATCTGCTGCTCTTGCTGCAGATGAAGGTGTCGATGGAGCTGTTCCTGTAATTTTGCATAGGGCAATGGGTCAGACACTCTCAGTTGTCCAGGATTATTTTAATGAGAtg GTTGAGAGAATGGTAGTTGACTCTGCAAGGACATATCATGAG GTTACTAATTACCTTCAGGACATTGCCCCTGATCTTTGTGATCGAGTTGAGTTATACAACAAAAGAATTCCTCTTTTTGATGAATTTAATATTGAAGAAGAGATCAACAGTATGCTTAGTAAAAG GGTTCCTCTTGCTAATGGAGGCTCTTTAGTAATTGAGCAAACCGAGGCATTAGTTTCGATTGATGTAAATGGAGGACATGGGATGTTTGGTCGTGAGACTTCACAGGAGAAAGCTATTCTAGATGTCAACCTTGCAGCTGCTAAACAA ATAGCAAGGGAGTTACGGCTGAGGGATATTGGTGGCATTATTGTGGTAGATTTCATTGATATGGCAGATGATT CACATAAAAGATTGGTGTATGAAGAAGTTAAGAAGGCTGTTGATAGAGACAGATCAATGGTTAAGGTCTCTGAATTGTCCAGACATGGACTTATGGAAATAACAAGAAAGAGG GTTCGACCAAGTGTGACATTTATGATTAGTGAGCCGTGTCCTTGTTGTCATGCTACTGGGAGGGTTGAAGCTTTAGAAACTTCCTTCTCAAAGATTGAACAAGAAATTTCACGGTTACTT GCAACAATGGACCAGAAAGCAGACCCTGAAAACCCCAAATCCTGGCCAAAATTCATTCTGCGGGTTGATCGTTACATGTGTGACTACTTGACTTCTGGTAAAAGAACAAGGCTTGCTATCTTGAGTAGCTCCCTCAAAGTCTGGATTCTTTTAAAG GTAGCCAGAGGCTTCACTAGGGGTGCATTTGAAGTCAAACTGTTTACAGATGACAAGGCAAATGAAAATCGGCACCAAGTTAACATTTCCCTGTTACGACCGACAGAGACTAGAAATAAAGAACCGGGCAACAAGGTGACCCTCTTTCCAGTTAAAAAATGGAAGGGTGGCCGGAAATGA